Proteins co-encoded in one Hymenobacter swuensis DY53 genomic window:
- a CDS encoding glycosyltransferase family 9 protein: protein MPEPAAPPAILLIQTAFIGDVILATALLEFLHRTEPDTPVDFLVRKGNEGLVQGHPHVRRVLVWDKKTNKYGGLWQLLQQIRHTNYGRVVTLQRFASTGLLTAFSGAPERIGFDKNPLSFRFTRAIPHVIGAGVHEVSRNLHLLDPAYEGPVVPPRLYPTPADEATAAPYATVGPYICIAPTSVWFTKQFPEEEWLKLLTALPPQYTVYLLGGPPDTAACQQLLERTPRPGVVNLSGTLSLLASAALMRGAVLNYVNDSAPMHLCSAVGAPVCAVYCSTVPFFGFGPLSPFSRIVEIEEDLECRPCGLHGYKACPLGHFRCAHGIRTQQLLAVLAEAEVGYEGLRVGG from the coding sequence ATGCCAGAACCAGCTGCCCCACCCGCCATCCTGCTCATTCAGACTGCTTTCATTGGCGACGTGATTCTGGCCACGGCGCTACTGGAGTTTCTGCACCGCACGGAGCCCGATACGCCGGTAGATTTTCTGGTACGCAAAGGCAACGAAGGCCTAGTGCAGGGCCATCCGCATGTACGCCGGGTGCTGGTATGGGATAAGAAAACTAACAAATACGGCGGCCTCTGGCAGCTGCTCCAGCAAATCAGGCATACGAACTACGGCCGGGTGGTGACGCTGCAACGGTTTGCCTCTACTGGCCTACTCACGGCTTTTTCGGGTGCGCCCGAGCGGATTGGGTTTGACAAAAACCCGCTTTCGTTCCGGTTTACGCGGGCCATTCCGCACGTTATCGGGGCGGGGGTACACGAGGTGTCGCGCAACCTGCATCTGCTCGACCCGGCGTACGAGGGGCCGGTGGTGCCGCCCCGCCTCTACCCCACTCCCGCCGATGAAGCCACCGCCGCGCCCTACGCCACCGTGGGTCCCTATATCTGTATTGCGCCTACCTCGGTATGGTTTACCAAGCAGTTTCCGGAAGAAGAATGGCTGAAGCTGCTGACTGCACTGCCCCCCCAGTACACCGTGTACCTACTGGGCGGCCCGCCCGATACGGCCGCCTGCCAGCAGTTGTTGGAGCGTACCCCACGGCCGGGCGTGGTGAACCTGTCGGGCACACTCTCGCTGCTGGCTTCGGCGGCCCTTATGCGCGGGGCGGTGCTCAACTACGTCAACGACTCCGCTCCGATGCACCTGTGTTCGGCTGTGGGCGCGCCGGTGTGCGCGGTGTATTGCTCCACGGTACCGTTTTTCGGGTTTGGGCCGCTGAGTCCGTTTTCGCGCATTGTGGAAATCGAGGAGGACTTGGAATGTCGGCCCTGCGGCTTGCACGGCTACAAAGCCTGCCCCCTGGGTCACTTCCGCTGTGCCCATGGCATCCGCACCCAGCAATTGCTGGCCGTGCTGGCCGAGGCAGAGGTAGGGTATGAGGGGTTGAGAGTAGGCGGGTAG
- a CDS encoding M16 family metallopeptidase, translating into MSDYDLYELPNGIRVLHKQVLHTKIAHCGFLLDIGSRDEKPHQQGLAHFWEHMAFKGTEKRKSFHILNRLETVGGELNAYTTKEKICFYASLLSTHFERAFELLTDLTFNSTFPEKEIEKERGVILEEMAMYHDAPEDAIIDDFDDVVFARHSLGHNILGTRESVSGFQQADFYQFLQENVRTDRLVFSSVSNLPFKEVKRLADKFLAPLPARLGARPRLSFSGYQRLERLEHKPITQAHCLIGGPAYALHDERRIPFFLLSNLLGGPGMNSRLNLAVREKYGLVYTIDATYSPYTDTGLFGIYFGTEKKQVNRTVSLVQKELKKLREQTLGTSQLHTSKEQLMGQLAMAEESNGGLMQLLAKSTLDIGRVESINEIFEQVRRITAPQLLELANEILTDENLSVLQYVPEDKVKKVK; encoded by the coding sequence ATGTCTGATTACGACCTGTACGAGTTGCCCAACGGCATCCGGGTTCTGCATAAACAAGTTCTGCACACCAAAATTGCGCATTGCGGCTTCCTGCTGGATATCGGTTCCCGCGACGAGAAACCGCACCAGCAGGGTCTGGCGCACTTCTGGGAGCATATGGCCTTCAAGGGCACCGAGAAGCGTAAGAGCTTCCACATCCTCAACCGCCTCGAAACCGTGGGCGGCGAGCTTAACGCCTATACCACCAAGGAAAAAATCTGCTTTTACGCCTCCCTGCTCAGCACCCATTTCGAGCGGGCCTTTGAGCTGCTGACGGACCTAACCTTCAACTCCACCTTCCCCGAGAAGGAGATTGAGAAGGAGCGCGGCGTGATTTTGGAGGAAATGGCCATGTACCACGATGCCCCCGAGGACGCCATCATCGACGACTTCGACGACGTGGTATTTGCCCGCCACTCCCTGGGTCACAACATCCTAGGCACCCGCGAGAGTGTATCGGGCTTCCAGCAGGCCGATTTCTACCAGTTCCTGCAGGAAAACGTGCGTACCGACCGGCTGGTGTTCAGCTCGGTGAGCAACCTGCCATTCAAAGAGGTGAAGCGGCTGGCCGATAAGTTTCTGGCCCCGCTACCGGCCCGGCTGGGCGCGCGGCCCCGGCTCTCGTTCAGCGGCTACCAGCGGCTAGAGCGGCTGGAGCACAAACCCATTACCCAGGCACATTGCCTGATTGGCGGCCCGGCCTACGCGCTGCACGATGAGCGGCGGATTCCGTTTTTCCTGCTGAGCAACCTGCTGGGCGGCCCCGGCATGAACTCCCGCCTCAACTTGGCCGTGCGCGAGAAATACGGACTGGTGTACACCATCGACGCCACCTACTCGCCCTACACCGATACGGGGCTATTCGGCATCTACTTCGGCACCGAGAAGAAGCAGGTAAACCGCACCGTTTCCTTGGTACAGAAGGAACTGAAGAAGCTGCGCGAGCAGACCCTGGGCACTTCTCAACTGCACACTTCCAAGGAGCAGCTGATGGGCCAGCTGGCTATGGCCGAGGAAAGCAACGGCGGCCTGATGCAGCTACTGGCCAAAAGCACCCTCGACATTGGCCGGGTGGAAAGCATCAACGAAATCTTCGAGCAGGTGCGCCGCATCACCGCCCCCCAACTGCTGGAGCTGGCCAACGAAATCCTGACCGACGAAAACCTAAGCGTACTGCAGTACGTGCCGGAGGATAAGGTAAAAAAGGTAAAATAG